A portion of the Halogeometricum sp. S1BR25-6 genome contains these proteins:
- the uvsE gene encoding UV DNA damage repair endonuclease UvsE, whose amino-acid sequence MLGYACMNRTLRERDPPLRCNRGMQRKTWESRGVEYASELALQNVSDLSEILRWNVDRGIYFYRCTSDLVPWNSQFELTELPDYEEIARIAADCGRFILENEMRFTFHPSHWCKLASESTDTVENSIRDLEIHGSWLDLFGLPRTPYYGINVHIGAHYDDKAATAERFRDAVNRLSPAARERLTVENDDKEGLWSVPELVDAVAEPLGVPVVFDYHHHQFASRGLTYREAFETAARTWGDVRPVAHYSEPARLYGGDARPQAHADYVASVPDWLLDGADVMLEAKEKERALLRYRDETASIAES is encoded by the coding sequence ATGCTGGGTTACGCCTGTATGAACCGCACGCTGCGAGAGCGCGACCCGCCGCTGCGGTGCAACCGAGGAATGCAGCGGAAGACGTGGGAGTCGCGCGGCGTGGAGTACGCCTCCGAACTCGCCCTCCAGAACGTCTCCGACCTGTCGGAGATTCTGCGCTGGAACGTCGACCGCGGCATCTACTTCTACCGCTGCACGTCGGATCTGGTTCCGTGGAACTCCCAGTTCGAGTTGACCGAACTCCCGGACTACGAGGAAATCGCCCGAATCGCCGCCGACTGCGGCCGGTTCATCCTAGAGAACGAGATGCGGTTCACCTTCCATCCGAGCCACTGGTGCAAACTCGCCAGCGAGTCGACGGACACCGTCGAGAACTCCATCCGGGACCTCGAAATCCACGGCTCGTGGCTCGACCTGTTCGGCCTCCCTCGGACGCCGTACTACGGTATCAACGTCCACATCGGCGCCCACTACGACGACAAGGCGGCGACCGCCGAACGCTTCCGAGACGCCGTGAACCGCCTGTCGCCCGCCGCCCGCGAGCGCCTGACCGTCGAGAACGACGACAAGGAGGGACTCTGGAGCGTCCCCGAACTGGTCGACGCCGTCGCCGAACCGCTCGGCGTACCCGTGGTCTTCGACTACCACCACCACCAGTTCGCGAGCCGAGGGCTCACGTACCGGGAGGCGTTCGAGACGGCCGCGCGGACGTGGGGCGACGTGCGGCCGGTCGCGCACTACTCCGAACCCGCGCGGCTGTACGGGGGAGACGCGCGGCCGCAGGCGCACGCCGACTACGTCGCGTCGGTCCCCGACTGGCTTCTCGACGGCGCTGACGTGATGCTCGAAGCCAAGGAGAAGGAGCGCGCGCTGCTCCGGTACCGGGACGAAACGGCGTCGATTGCGGAGTCGTAA
- a CDS encoding glycoside hydrolase: MAAAGLASVGGRAAGDRIPGRPGGTGGAAPPPNGSDASDCEDDAPTESAEPIDVRGAMYLPARALTFYQMWAGYDEAVVERDLGYAASVNLNAVRTWTSYEFWKRNPKAHERRIDHFLRAASERGISVLFSLFEGNGVWPTDENLTNDNPFTGVGVRSPGNALLADRSRWSEAERFVEWFARRYGDDDRLLALEVMNEPHWDARAKPFARSMFEALARNRGSVPLTVGSTSMVNNATYLDWGVDALQFHYNFPRSEERYRRFLDRMRVLADEFDGPTWLSEWQRVRSPPFGPCPPRDDHTYPNYASLAPAIHDSGFGNFFWSLMVKPAYLPPMRGNGVLNGLFHEDGAVWSLEDARAIKAMSGDPSVDGLEERPEWPEWAAGVKEFACR, translated from the coding sequence GTGGCAGCGGCCGGTCTCGCGTCGGTCGGCGGACGCGCGGCCGGCGACCGAATCCCCGGCCGACCCGGCGGTACCGGAGGGGCGGCTCCCCCGCCGAACGGGTCGGACGCGTCCGACTGCGAGGACGACGCGCCGACCGAAAGCGCCGAACCCATCGACGTCCGCGGGGCGATGTACCTGCCCGCCCGCGCGCTCACGTTCTATCAGATGTGGGCGGGCTACGACGAGGCGGTCGTCGAACGCGACCTCGGCTACGCCGCGTCGGTGAACCTCAACGCCGTCCGGACGTGGACGAGCTACGAGTTCTGGAAGCGGAACCCGAAGGCGCACGAACGCCGAATCGACCACTTCCTCCGGGCGGCGTCCGAGCGAGGCATTTCGGTGCTGTTCAGCCTCTTCGAGGGGAACGGCGTCTGGCCGACCGATGAGAACCTCACCAACGACAACCCGTTCACCGGCGTCGGCGTCCGGTCGCCGGGGAACGCCCTCCTCGCCGACCGGTCGCGGTGGAGCGAGGCCGAACGGTTCGTCGAGTGGTTCGCCAGACGGTACGGCGACGACGACCGACTGCTCGCACTTGAGGTGATGAACGAACCGCACTGGGACGCGCGGGCCAAGCCGTTCGCGCGGTCGATGTTCGAGGCGCTCGCTCGGAACCGCGGCTCCGTCCCGCTCACCGTCGGGTCGACGAGCATGGTGAACAACGCGACGTACCTCGATTGGGGCGTCGACGCCCTCCAGTTCCACTACAACTTTCCGCGCTCCGAGGAGCGCTACCGGCGCTTTCTCGACCGGATGCGCGTCCTCGCCGACGAGTTCGACGGCCCGACATGGCTGAGCGAGTGGCAACGCGTCCGGTCGCCGCCGTTCGGTCCCTGCCCGCCGCGCGACGACCACACCTACCCGAACTACGCCTCGCTCGCGCCGGCGATTCACGACTCGGGGTTCGGGAACTTCTTCTGGTCGCTGATGGTGAAACCCGCTTACCTCCCGCCGATGCGCGGCAACGGCGTCCTGAACGGTCTGTTTCACGAGGACGGCGCCGTCTGGAGTCTGGAGGACGCCCGCGCCATCAAGGCGATGTCCGGCGACCCCTCCGTCGACGGCCTCGAAGAGCGACCGGAGTGGCCGGAGTGGGCGGCAGGCGTCAAAGAGTTCGCCTGCCGCTGA
- a CDS encoding type 1 glutamine amidotransferase, with protein MILVVDNAVAGGHMAGEVARLLPTEDAELHGYPNAPTDPSLDGVDGVVLGGSGCGVYDEPDQPWIGRQQRFVETVMEEEIPLLGVCFGHQLVNAALGGTVVDSKVSRNRLVKASLAEVPLFEGVEPVVPVLHSDLVTDPGEGMDVVGTTDYNEYFATRHRERPVWTVQYHPEFTPTIRPEYDAVWEGGERTFAESTATRTLENFARFCREEKTA; from the coding sequence GTGATACTGGTAGTGGACAACGCGGTGGCGGGCGGACACATGGCCGGCGAAGTCGCTCGCCTGCTTCCGACCGAGGACGCGGAACTGCACGGCTACCCGAACGCTCCGACCGACCCGTCGCTCGACGGCGTCGACGGCGTCGTCCTCGGCGGGAGCGGGTGCGGCGTCTACGACGAACCCGACCAGCCGTGGATCGGGAGACAACAGCGGTTTGTGGAGACGGTGATGGAGGAGGAAATCCCGCTCCTCGGCGTCTGCTTCGGACACCAACTCGTAAACGCGGCCCTCGGCGGGACCGTCGTGGACAGCAAGGTGTCGCGGAATCGACTCGTGAAGGCGTCGCTCGCCGAGGTTCCGCTGTTCGAGGGGGTCGAACCCGTGGTTCCGGTCCTCCACTCGGACCTCGTGACCGACCCCGGCGAGGGGATGGACGTCGTCGGCACGACGGACTACAACGAGTACTTCGCCACGCGCCACCGCGAACGCCCGGTCTGGACCGTCCAGTACCACCCCGAGTTCACGCCCACCATCCGGCCCGAATACGACGCCGTCTGGGAGGGAGGCGAGCGCACCTTCGCCGAGTCGACGGCGACGCGGACGCTGGAGAACTTCGCTCGGTTCTGTCGAGAAGAAAAGACGGCGTGA
- a CDS encoding VOC family protein translates to MTRSPLVPDAARIGRTALTVADLDATTAFYRDVVGLSVLSETETMATLGVDGTPLLVLRRDEDAPPRTDDRAGLFHNAFRVPSRAALGAALERIRDRSELTGASDHDVSEALYLVDPEGNGVEIYADRPQEEWPRAVDGTISMGTAPLDLDDLLSASDGAAAAPPGTTVGHVHLEATSLPASRAFYADTLGLRVQSESSSALFLAAGDYHHHLGVNVWNGRARPAGGRGVAWVEFLLPDAESLAAVRRGLAAADVSVTDRDEGFEVSDPSGVAVRFRLA, encoded by the coding sequence ATGACACGAAGTCCCCTCGTTCCCGACGCCGCGCGAATCGGCCGAACAGCGCTGACCGTGGCCGACCTCGACGCGACGACGGCGTTCTACCGCGACGTGGTCGGCCTGTCGGTGCTGTCAGAGACGGAGACGATGGCAACCCTCGGCGTCGACGGAACGCCGCTGCTCGTCCTGCGGCGGGACGAGGACGCTCCGCCTCGAACCGACGACCGAGCGGGACTGTTCCACAATGCGTTCAGGGTCCCCTCCCGCGCCGCGTTGGGTGCTGCGCTCGAACGGATTCGCGACCGGTCGGAACTGACCGGAGCCTCCGACCACGACGTGAGCGAGGCACTCTACCTCGTCGACCCGGAGGGAAACGGCGTCGAAATCTACGCTGACCGACCGCAGGAAGAGTGGCCCCGGGCCGTGGACGGGACGATAAGCATGGGGACGGCCCCGTTGGACCTCGACGACCTCCTCTCGGCGTCGGACGGCGCCGCGGCCGCCCCGCCCGGAACGACCGTCGGACACGTCCACCTGGAAGCGACGTCGCTGCCGGCGTCGCGGGCGTTCTACGCGGATACGCTCGGTCTGCGGGTGCAGTCGGAGTCGTCCTCGGCGCTGTTCCTCGCGGCGGGCGACTACCACCACCACCTCGGCGTGAACGTCTGGAACGGGCGGGCGCGGCCGGCGGGCGGTCGCGGGGTGGCGTGGGTCGAGTTCCTCCTGCCCGACGCGGAGTCGCTGGCGGCGGTTCGACGGGGACTCGCGGCGGCGGACGTCTCGGTCACTGACCGCGACGAGGGATTCGAGGTGTCCGACCCGAGCGGAGTCGCCGTTCGGTTCCGCCTCGCGTAA
- a CDS encoding class I SAM-dependent methyltransferase: MQPDDNRRGWAERSGDFSPGYYAEIGPNEVSETLATVFEHYVDEDAAILEVGCSSGRHLAHLLEAGYENLTGVDINEDAFDVMDKHFPELAQTGTFHVGAIEDVVAEFDDDAFDVVYSVETLQHVHPDETWVFEELIRVTSDLLITAENEGNSPQRGRDGAEVSYVNDDFPLYHRNWKRVFSDLGLAQLLSEPGKRDTVRVFRVL; the protein is encoded by the coding sequence GTGCAACCGGACGACAACCGCCGCGGTTGGGCCGAGCGCTCGGGGGACTTCTCGCCGGGCTACTACGCCGAAATCGGGCCGAACGAGGTGAGCGAGACGCTCGCCACCGTCTTCGAACACTACGTCGACGAGGACGCCGCGATACTGGAGGTCGGCTGTAGCTCCGGCCGCCACCTCGCGCACCTGCTTGAGGCGGGGTACGAGAACCTCACCGGCGTCGACATCAACGAGGACGCCTTCGACGTGATGGACAAGCACTTCCCCGAACTCGCGCAGACGGGGACGTTTCACGTCGGCGCCATCGAGGACGTGGTCGCCGAGTTCGACGACGACGCCTTCGACGTAGTGTACTCCGTCGAGACGCTCCAACACGTCCACCCCGACGAGACGTGGGTGTTCGAGGAGCTGATTCGAGTCACGTCGGACCTCCTGATAACCGCGGAGAACGAGGGGAATAGCCCGCAACGCGGTCGCGACGGCGCCGAAGTGAGCTACGTCAACGACGACTTCCCGCTCTATCACAGAAACTGGAAGCGGGTGTTCTCCGACCTCGGCCTCGCCCAACTCCTCTCGGAACCGGGCAAGCGCGACACGGTTCGCGTGTTCCGCGTGCTCTGA
- a CDS encoding S1C family serine protease, translating to MPDSPSRRRVLRGAGVAFAAALAGCNGNESSSSPTASSTSASTSSASTAESTAAETAAEAGTGTEAAGEYTEVYRNVIDSVVLIQVSSGGQGSGFVYRDNFVVTNAHVVGDASEVQVRFTDGEWRSASVVGVDPSADLAVVRVENRPDDAEPLPMVDEQPAIGTEVVAIGNPYGLEGSVTSGLVSGVNRLIPAPNGYRIPDAIQTGAPVNPGNSGGPLVTLDGEVVGVINSGGGENLAFAISAALVKRVVPALIEDGEYRHAYMGAALRTVTPNVAEQLGLSNPRGVLVTDVLDDGPSDDALQAGDVVVSVGGERVDSRQQLASYLALRASPGDSIRVAVLRDGRRQRVEFTLGTRPRRPDTTSR from the coding sequence ATGCCTGACTCACCGAGTCGTCGGCGCGTTCTCCGAGGTGCGGGCGTCGCTTTCGCGGCCGCTCTCGCCGGCTGTAACGGGAACGAATCTTCGTCTTCGCCGACCGCTTCGTCGACTTCGGCGTCGACGTCGTCCGCATCGACGGCCGAATCGACCGCGGCGGAGACGGCCGCCGAAGCCGGGACTGGAACCGAGGCCGCGGGCGAGTACACCGAGGTCTACCGGAACGTCATCGACTCGGTCGTCCTGATACAGGTGTCCTCCGGCGGGCAGGGGTCGGGGTTCGTCTACCGGGATAACTTCGTCGTCACCAACGCCCACGTCGTCGGTGACGCCTCCGAGGTGCAGGTGCGCTTCACCGACGGCGAGTGGCGCTCGGCGTCCGTCGTCGGCGTCGACCCCTCCGCCGACCTCGCGGTGGTGCGAGTGGAGAACCGCCCCGACGACGCGGAACCGCTCCCGATGGTCGACGAGCAACCGGCCATCGGGACGGAGGTGGTCGCCATCGGCAACCCGTACGGTCTCGAAGGGTCGGTCACCTCCGGCCTCGTCAGCGGCGTCAACCGTCTCATCCCCGCGCCGAACGGCTACCGCATCCCCGACGCCATCCAGACCGGCGCGCCGGTCAATCCCGGGAACTCGGGGGGACCGCTCGTCACCCTCGACGGCGAGGTGGTCGGCGTCATCAACTCCGGCGGCGGGGAGAACCTCGCGTTCGCCATCTCGGCGGCGCTGGTGAAGCGGGTCGTGCCCGCACTCATCGAAGACGGCGAGTACCGCCACGCGTACATGGGGGCCGCGCTCCGGACGGTGACGCCGAACGTCGCAGAACAGCTCGGGCTCTCGAACCCTCGGGGGGTCCTCGTCACCGACGTGCTCGACGACGGACCGTCCGACGACGCCCTGCAGGCGGGCGACGTCGTCGTCAGCGTCGGCGGCGAACGGGTCGACAGCCGACAGCAACTCGCCTCCTACCTCGCCCTGCGGGCGTCGCCCGGCGACTCGATTCGCGTCGCGGTGCTCCGCGACGGTCGGCGACAGCGCGTGGAGTTCACGCTGGGCACGCGTCCGCGACGACCGGACACGACCTCACGGTAG
- a CDS encoding glutathione-independent formaldehyde dehydrogenase, giving the protein MPINATIYRGPHEMSVEEIDDPELEGPNDAVVDITTTAICGSDLHMYEGRTTIDEGRAFGHEIMGVIDEVGEGVESFEPGDRVVLPFNVACGHCRNCVDDYTAFCENVDSDTPGGVYGYAMMGSYQGGQAEKVRVPHADFNALPLPDGDEHEEDFIMLADVFPTGWHGCELADLRSGESVVVFGGGPVGLMAAYSAKLKGASEIYLVDRVESRLELAEEHCDATTVNFEEEDPTEVIPEMHGGKVDKGVDAVGYQAIDGGRHSHGESAYEKSRENPSQVINDLIGTVRPTGKVGVVGVYFSADPNPPEHVQEPGELSIDFGKLFESGLRVGTGQCDVKRYDRRLRNMIEQGRAEPGFIVSHVEPLEKAPEMYERFDEREEGVTKVLLKP; this is encoded by the coding sequence ATGCCTATCAACGCTACAATTTACCGCGGTCCACACGAGATGTCGGTCGAAGAGATAGACGACCCCGAACTGGAGGGGCCGAACGACGCCGTCGTCGACATCACGACGACGGCCATCTGCGGGTCGGACCTCCACATGTACGAGGGTCGGACGACCATCGACGAGGGCCGCGCGTTCGGCCACGAAATCATGGGCGTCATCGACGAAGTCGGCGAGGGCGTCGAGAGCTTCGAACCCGGCGACCGGGTCGTCCTGCCGTTCAACGTCGCCTGCGGCCACTGTCGCAACTGCGTCGACGACTACACCGCCTTCTGCGAGAACGTCGACTCCGACACGCCCGGCGGCGTCTACGGCTACGCGATGATGGGCTCGTATCAAGGCGGGCAGGCCGAGAAGGTGCGCGTCCCGCACGCCGACTTCAACGCCCTGCCCCTCCCCGACGGCGACGAACACGAGGAGGACTTCATCATGCTCGCCGACGTGTTCCCGACGGGGTGGCACGGTTGCGAACTCGCCGACCTGCGCTCCGGGGAGTCCGTCGTCGTCTTCGGCGGCGGTCCGGTCGGTCTGATGGCCGCCTACAGCGCGAAACTGAAGGGCGCCTCCGAGATATACCTCGTCGACCGGGTGGAGAGCCGCCTCGAACTCGCCGAGGAGCACTGCGACGCGACGACGGTGAACTTCGAGGAGGAGGACCCCACCGAGGTCATCCCCGAGATGCACGGCGGGAAAGTCGACAAGGGCGTCGACGCCGTCGGCTACCAAGCCATCGACGGCGGCCGGCACAGTCACGGCGAGAGCGCCTACGAGAAATCCCGCGAGAACCCCTCGCAGGTCATCAACGACCTCATCGGCACCGTCCGCCCGACGGGGAAAGTCGGCGTCGTCGGCGTCTACTTCTCCGCGGACCCGAACCCGCCCGAACACGTGCAGGAACCGGGCGAACTCAGCATCGACTTCGGGAAACTGTTCGAGAGCGGACTCCGCGTCGGCACCGGCCAGTGCGACGTGAAGCGCTACGACCGCCGCCTGCGAAACATGATAGAGCAGGGCCGCGCGGAACCCGGCTTCATCGTCTCGCACGTGGAACCGCTGGAGAAGGCGCCGGAGATGTACGAGCGGTTCGACGAGCGCGAAGAGGGCGTCACCAAGGTCCTGCTGAAACCGTAG
- the coxB gene encoding cytochrome c oxidase subunit II: MDRTPARLGGFLAVAVAFLALATAPAAAQSVNKALINNLNRKLLYVALPLMMSVEFIIFYTIYRYRDNDDPAPTEENRRLEITWTVVTALILAFVGIASMVVLANPYISPVVAADNGPQDGGTNQYLQGAVQPDDPNAVEIEALAYQWGWEFRYVGEENVTTKKKLVIPKDRDVYLHVSSKDVIHAFYSPKLGLKQDAMPGTYATIRTKATEEGVYPFYCAEFCGSGHARMGGDVVVVSNEEYRTWIREQRSGNATASAVADAKDGAASGDDTNLLGNATTETSDDANPLDSVTNGSENGTATPGPNPGLRAVDGEAPPAEQA; encoded by the coding sequence ATGGACCGGACGCCTGCGCGCCTCGGCGGGTTCCTCGCCGTCGCCGTCGCCTTTCTCGCCCTCGCGACGGCGCCCGCGGCGGCCCAATCGGTCAACAAGGCGCTCATCAACAACCTCAACCGGAAACTGCTGTACGTCGCGTTGCCGCTGATGATGTCCGTCGAGTTCATCATCTTCTACACCATCTACCGCTACCGCGACAACGACGACCCGGCGCCGACCGAGGAGAACCGCCGACTCGAAATCACCTGGACCGTCGTCACCGCTCTCATCCTCGCGTTCGTCGGCATCGCCTCGATGGTCGTGTTGGCGAACCCCTACATCTCCCCGGTCGTCGCCGCCGACAACGGGCCGCAGGATGGCGGGACGAACCAGTACCTCCAAGGCGCGGTTCAACCCGACGACCCGAACGCCGTCGAAATCGAAGCGCTCGCCTACCAATGGGGCTGGGAGTTCCGGTACGTGGGCGAGGAGAACGTGACGACGAAGAAGAAACTGGTCATTCCGAAAGACCGAGACGTCTACCTCCACGTCAGTTCTAAAGACGTGATACACGCCTTCTACTCACCGAAACTCGGACTGAAACAGGACGCCATGCCGGGCACGTACGCCACCATCCGGACGAAAGCGACGGAGGAGGGGGTCTACCCCTTCTACTGCGCCGAGTTCTGCGGGTCCGGTCACGCCCGGATGGGCGGCGACGTCGTGGTCGTCTCAAACGAGGAGTACCGAACGTGGATACGGGAGCAGCGAAGCGGCAACGCCACCGCGTCGGCGGTGGCCGACGCGAAGGACGGGGCGGCGTCGGGCGACGACACCAACCTGCTCGGAAACGCCACCACCGAGACGAGCGACGACGCGAACCCGCTCGACTCCGTCACGAACGGGTCCGAAAACGGCACTGCGACGCCGGGACCGAATCCGGGACTGCGCGCCGTCGACGGCGAGGCGCCGCCCGCCGAACAAGCGTAG
- a CDS encoding DUF6789 family protein — protein sequence MSVVPYVLVACLVAGVVLRARYGSFRNLSRTILADGGHVRGDEAEEREKKANLLRWVTTVDHKDIGLLYLVFGTVAALWGGVDSMMIRTELLTPAVDVWSEETYNALFTTHGLTMLFFFVTPVFFGMANYFLPLFVGADDLAFPRINAIAFWLLPPSLLLVRGGLITEVIARVLGLGLPRSMLEILYILAPPATGWTLYTPLSTQLANPQIDFMLLGLHLSGISTTMGAINFIVTIFMKRGPDVDIGDFDIFTWSMLTTSGIILFAFPLLGSAILMLLLDRNFGTSFYAVEAGGSILYQNLFWFFGHPEVYIIFLPATGLMSTILPKFSGRKLFGFKFVVYSTLAIGVMSFGVWAHHMFTTGMDPRLLTSFMIVSIAIAVPSAIKVFNWLTTMWKGNIRLTAPMLFSAGGLGLFVIGGITGVFLASIPIDVMYQDTYYVVGHFHMILMAIIPFQMFAASYYWFPIITERMYNQRLARLQAVLTSFGVFVTFMAFLIMGALGMPRRFASYPPKFQLFHDVASVGAYVIGFSVLLWLYNMLHSLWFGDLVRDADVWDLKKTQQFTREWQAFEARLAEKYGVTSPPPEETRAAAESQLVGDQEDETDAGSPKAFEDLSGIGTDVVVGAAAGFVGMMLMSAVLYVGSLLGVFQPGAFAELAELVGVEGSPLVGYLIFLGGGMTTWALLFVTFADFLPGEPLVRTGLVFAVVMLPGFFVAFYSGQSGWELVGYVLVAFVAHLAYGTGLATVFKMLSGRLQTSLVHVSE from the coding sequence ATGAGCGTCGTCCCGTACGTGCTGGTGGCGTGTCTCGTCGCCGGGGTCGTCCTCCGCGCGCGGTACGGGTCGTTCCGGAACCTCTCGCGGACCATCCTTGCCGACGGCGGACACGTCCGAGGCGACGAGGCGGAGGAACGCGAGAAGAAGGCGAACCTCCTCCGGTGGGTGACGACGGTCGACCACAAGGACATCGGCCTCCTCTATCTCGTTTTCGGCACCGTGGCGGCCCTGTGGGGCGGCGTCGACTCGATGATGATTCGGACCGAACTGCTGACGCCGGCCGTCGACGTGTGGTCCGAGGAGACGTACAACGCCCTGTTCACGACGCACGGGCTGACGATGCTGTTCTTCTTCGTCACCCCGGTGTTCTTCGGCATGGCGAACTACTTCCTTCCCCTGTTCGTCGGCGCCGACGACTTAGCGTTCCCGCGCATCAACGCCATCGCCTTCTGGCTCCTGCCGCCGTCGCTGCTGCTCGTCCGCGGCGGCCTCATCACGGAGGTCATCGCGCGCGTTCTCGGTCTCGGACTCCCGCGGTCGATGCTGGAGATACTCTACATCTTGGCTCCGCCGGCGACGGGGTGGACGCTGTACACCCCGCTGTCGACGCAGTTGGCGAATCCCCAGATAGATTTCATGTTGCTGGGTTTGCACTTGAGCGGAATCTCGACGACGATGGGGGCGATTAACTTCATCGTCACCATATTCATGAAGCGCGGACCGGACGTCGACATCGGCGACTTCGACATCTTCACGTGGTCGATGCTGACGACGAGCGGTATCATCCTCTTCGCGTTCCCGCTTCTCGGCAGCGCCATCCTCATGCTGCTTCTCGACCGCAACTTCGGCACCTCTTTCTACGCCGTCGAGGCGGGCGGCTCCATCCTCTATCAGAACCTCTTCTGGTTCTTCGGCCACCCGGAGGTGTACATCATCTTCCTCCCCGCGACGGGGTTGATGAGCACCATCCTCCCGAAGTTCTCGGGGCGGAAGCTGTTCGGGTTCAAGTTCGTCGTCTACTCGACGCTCGCCATCGGCGTGATGTCGTTCGGCGTCTGGGCGCACCACATGTTCACGACGGGGATGGACCCGCGGCTTCTCACCTCCTTCATGATCGTCTCCATCGCCATCGCCGTCCCGAGCGCAATCAAGGTGTTCAACTGGCTGACGACGATGTGGAAGGGGAACATCAGGCTGACCGCGCCGATGCTGTTCTCGGCCGGCGGCCTCGGTCTGTTCGTCATCGGGGGCATCACGGGCGTCTTCCTCGCCTCCATCCCCATCGACGTGATGTACCAGGACACCTACTACGTCGTGGGTCACTTCCACATGATCCTGATGGCGATCATCCCGTTCCAGATGTTCGCCGCCTCCTACTACTGGTTCCCCATCATCACCGAGCGGATGTACAACCAACGTCTGGCGCGCTTGCAGGCGGTGCTCACCTCGTTCGGCGTGTTCGTCACCTTCATGGCGTTTCTAATCATGGGCGCCCTCGGGATGCCGCGCCGGTTCGCCTCCTACCCCCCGAAGTTCCAGTTGTTCCACGACGTCGCCTCCGTGGGCGCATACGTCATCGGCTTCAGCGTCCTCCTGTGGCTGTACAACATGCTGCACTCGCTATGGTTCGGCGACCTCGTCCGCGACGCCGACGTCTGGGATCTGAAGAAGACCCAGCAGTTCACCCGCGAGTGGCAGGCGTTCGAGGCGCGCCTCGCGGAGAAGTACGGCGTCACCAGCCCCCCGCCCGAGGAGACGCGGGCCGCCGCGGAGAGCCAACTCGTCGGCGACCAGGAGGACGAGACGGACGCGGGCAGTCCGAAGGCGTTCGAGGACCTCTCGGGCATCGGCACCGACGTGGTCGTCGGCGCCGCCGCCGGCTTCGTCGGCATGATGCTCATGTCGGCCGTCCTCTACGTCGGCTCCCTCCTCGGCGTGTTCCAACCGGGGGCGTTCGCCGAACTCGCCGAACTCGTCGGGGTCGAGGGCAGTCCGCTCGTCGGCTACCTCATCTTCCTCGGCGGCGGCATGACGACGTGGGCGCTCCTGTTCGTCACGTTCGCGGACTTCCTGCCGGGGGAACCCCTCGTCAGGACGGGCCTCGTGTTCGCCGTGGTGATGCTGCCGGGCTTCTTCGTGGCGTTCTACAGCGGGCAGTCCGGCTGGGAACTCGTCGGCTACGTGCTGGTGGCGTTCGTCGCCCACCTCGCCTACGGGACGGGGTTGGCGACCGTGTTCAAGATGCTGAGCGGCCGTCTGCAAACGTCGCTCGTCCACGTCTCGGAATGA
- a CDS encoding cytochrome c oxidase subunit 3: protein MGTATDSEDEEGELGPPTGWDFPRGLDESSWWPFVGAVGAATLYLGAGLFIIGWTDYSLVPKFLGPLVFGGGAFLLLVGIFGWLHQAFVEPYWERDESVLDSGVHRLGMLLFVLTDVATFAAGFTYYYFLRLSAWPPEELPHLLTPVLAINTVLLVGSSFTFEYAHKKLSGGDHRRFLAWLGVTLAFGLAFVGGQVYEYYELIIKEGFTLSSGLFGPAFFGLTGLHGLHVVTGVVLMGILLVRGLMGQFGAGRDTAVRTVSMYWHFVDAVWLVIVVSLYLGAVYGA from the coding sequence ATGGGTACGGCAACCGATTCCGAGGACGAGGAGGGCGAACTCGGCCCCCCGACGGGGTGGGACTTTCCTCGCGGACTCGACGAGTCGTCGTGGTGGCCGTTCGTCGGCGCCGTCGGCGCGGCGACCCTCTATCTCGGCGCGGGTCTGTTCATCATCGGGTGGACGGACTACTCGCTCGTCCCGAAGTTCCTCGGACCGTTGGTCTTCGGCGGCGGCGCGTTCTTGCTTCTCGTCGGCATCTTCGGGTGGCTCCACCAGGCGTTCGTTGAACCGTACTGGGAGAGAGACGAGAGCGTCCTCGACTCCGGCGTCCACCGACTCGGGATGCTGCTGTTCGTCCTGACGGACGTCGCGACGTTCGCCGCCGGGTTCACCTACTACTACTTCCTCCGCCTCAGCGCGTGGCCGCCCGAGGAGCTTCCGCACCTGCTCACGCCGGTGCTGGCGATAAACACCGTTCTGCTCGTCGGATCCAGTTTCACGTTCGAGTACGCGCACAAGAAGCTCTCCGGGGGGGACCACAGACGGTTCCTCGCGTGGCTCGGAGTGACGCTGGCGTTCGGGCTGGCGTTCGTCGGCGGACAGGTGTACGAGTACTACGAACTGATAATCAAAGAGGGGTTCACCCTCTCCTCGGGGCTGTTCGGTCCCGCGTTCTTCGGGCTGACGGGGCTGCACGGCCTCCACGTCGTCACCGGCGTCGTCCTCATGGGTATCCTGCTCGTCCGGGGGCTGATGGGGCAGTTCGGCGCCGGCCGCGACACCGCCGTCAGGACCGTCTCGATGTACTGGCACTTCGTCGACGCCGTCTGGCTCGTCATCGTCGTATCGCTGTATCTCGGGGCGGTGTACGGCGCTTGA